A region of Vitis riparia cultivar Riparia Gloire de Montpellier isolate 1030 chromosome 1, EGFV_Vit.rip_1.0, whole genome shotgun sequence DNA encodes the following proteins:
- the LOC117920960 gene encoding lignin-forming anionic peroxidase-like: protein MGLEAGSSRWPSCVSHAFLLVAGLLILSNMPCEAQLSSSFYDNTCPNVLSTIRTAIRTAVSRERRMAASLIRLHFHDCFVQGCDASILLDDSPTIQSEKNAPNNNNSVRGFEVIDNVKSQVENVCPGVVSCADILAVAARDASVAVGGPTWTVKLGRRDSTTSGLSQAAANLPTFRDGLDRLIPLFSSKGLSTRDMVALSGSHTIGQARCVTFRDRIYDNGTNIDTGFASTRRRRCPVNNGNGDDNLAPLDLVTPNSFDNNYFKNLIQRKGLLQSDQVLFNGGSTDSIVTEYSKSPSTFSSEFASAMVKMGDIEPLIGSAGEIRKICNVIN, encoded by the exons ATGGGCTTGGAAGCTGGGAGCTCAAGATGGCCTTCCTGCGTGTCTCATGcatttcttcttgttgctgGGTTATTGATTCTCTCAAacatgccatgtgaagctcagCTTTCTTCATCATTCTATGATAATACCTGTCCAAATGTGCTCAGTACCATCCGGACAGCCATAAGGACTGCGGTATCCCGCGAGCGTAGAATGGCAGCATCTCTGATTCGTCTCCACTTCCATGACTGCTTTGTTCAG GGCTGTGACGCATCGATCTTGCTTGATGATTCCCCCACCATTCAAAGTGAGAAAAATGCACCTAACAACAACAATTCAGTTAGAGGGTTCGAAGTCATAGACAATGTCAAGTCTCAGGTGGAGAACGTTTGTCCAGGGGTTGTATCCTGTGCAGATATTCTTGCAGTGGCAGCACGAGACGCATCTGTTGCA GTTGGGGGGCCAACATGGACAGTGAAGCTTGGAAGAAGAGATTCCACCACTTCAGGCCTCAGCCAAGCTGCAGCCAACCTTCCAACCTTTAGAGACGGCCTAGACAGGCTTATTCCCTTGTTCAGTAGCAAAGGTTTAAGTACAAGAGACATGGTTGCTCTTTCAG GTTCCCATACAATAGGCCAAGCAAGATGCGTGACCTTCCGCGATAGAATATACGACAATGGGACTAACATTGATACTGGCTTTGCTAGTACCCGGAGACGCCGGTGTCCTGTTAATAATGGGAATGGTGATGACAATCTTGCACCCCTGGATTTGGTGACTCCCAATTCTTTTGATAACAATTACTTCAAGAATCTCATTCAAAGAAAAGGCCTCCTTCAATCAGATCAGGTACTTTTTAACGGAGGATCTACGGATAGTATTGTGACCGAGTATAGCAAAAGCCCTTCAACTTTCAGTTCTGAATTTGCATCTGCCATGGTAAAAATGGGAGATATCGAACCTCTTATTGGCTCTGCtggagaaataagaaaaatctGCAACGTCATAAACTAA